The following proteins come from a genomic window of Terriglobia bacterium:
- a CDS encoding helix-turn-helix domain-containing protein, which yields MSLTSFGENLKRERELRHISLREISEATKINLRYLDALEKNEFRHLPGGVFNKGFIRAFAQYIGIDPEAMVESYLEELQRQEARTQEREKEKGRRTAVEPRRGAPTREAPGPRRAPWIAAAVVFVVIAVAAVIGVSTLLHRRARARLASPAHADVTAKEAGANREAPASSPPAGGAAAEPRLEGIAAKIVVDRPVRGSITCDGTLVHSLESLPQGAMLDVHCRETLVLDADDAGALRVGVDGAAPVRLGGDGTPLIGHRIVAASERAPGGGTP from the coding sequence GTGTCCTTGACGTCCTTCGGAGAGAACCTGAAACGCGAGCGCGAATTGCGCCATATCTCGCTCCGGGAGATCTCGGAAGCGACCAAGATCAATCTGCGCTATCTCGACGCGCTGGAGAAGAACGAGTTCCGGCATCTCCCGGGGGGGGTGTTCAACAAGGGCTTCATCCGCGCGTTCGCCCAGTACATCGGGATCGACCCGGAGGCCATGGTGGAGTCCTACCTCGAGGAACTCCAGCGTCAAGAGGCGCGCACCCAGGAGCGGGAGAAGGAGAAGGGCCGGAGGACGGCGGTCGAGCCCCGCCGCGGAGCACCCACGCGTGAGGCTCCCGGGCCTCGGCGCGCCCCGTGGATCGCCGCCGCGGTCGTCTTCGTCGTCATCGCGGTCGCGGCGGTGATCGGTGTCTCGACGCTCCTCCACCGCCGCGCTCGCGCACGCCTCGCGTCGCCGGCGCACGCCGACGTCACCGCTAAGGAGGCGGGCGCCAACCGGGAAGCCCCGGCTTCCTCGCCGCCGGCGGGAGGCGCCGCCGCCGAGCCCAGGCTCGAAGGCATCGCGGCGAAGATCGTCGTCGATCGGCCGGTCCGGGGCTCGATCACCTGCGACGGCACGCTGGTCCATTCCCTCGAGTCCCTCCCCCAAGGCGCGATGCTGGACGTTCACTGCCGGGAGACGCTCGTCCTCGACGCAGACGACGCGGGCGCGCTCCGCGTCGGGGTCGACGGAGCCGCGCCCGTTCGCCTGGGCGGCGACGGCACCCCGCTCATCGGCCACCGCATCGTCGCCGCCTCGGAGCGCGCGCCGGGGGGAGGGACGCCTTGA
- a CDS encoding tetratricopeptide repeat protein — MRLLKEILNLMGGYHVKSGIYHYYRNEYKQAVDFFRKALRDEPTLAESDRRLARYYMTETFVSSAERFESKDDPEAAERDFARAVEVSPDYPDIRFRHGRVLEKLGRHDDAIREYEAALDSDHGYLDAKVALAFCLLAVGREEEAAERFAEALEMKVRHVRDPYEKGLLRLREGMIDEAREFLREAFFSAPDRFAEHYRKALQLLKAEDWENALDEMDQSMELNPKFADLHNYRGICLCQLDRVEEGIGAFRRSAALNPDYVEARLNLAFAQLRAGQFKEAESQLEAVLALDPTQTAAALKVEELRTGRASESRRTPPRGGTR, encoded by the coding sequence ATGCGCCTGCTCAAGGAAATCCTGAACCTCATGGGGGGCTACCACGTGAAGTCCGGGATCTACCATTACTACCGCAACGAGTACAAGCAGGCCGTGGATTTCTTTCGGAAGGCGCTCCGGGACGAGCCGACCCTCGCCGAGAGCGACCGGCGCCTCGCGCGGTACTACATGACCGAGACGTTCGTGAGCTCCGCGGAGCGCTTCGAAAGCAAGGACGATCCCGAGGCGGCGGAGCGCGATTTCGCCCGTGCGGTGGAAGTGAGCCCCGATTACCCGGACATCCGCTTTCGGCACGGACGCGTGCTCGAGAAGCTGGGCCGGCACGACGACGCGATCCGGGAGTACGAGGCTGCGCTCGACAGCGATCACGGTTACCTGGACGCCAAGGTCGCACTCGCATTCTGCCTGCTCGCGGTGGGGCGCGAGGAGGAGGCGGCCGAGCGGTTCGCGGAGGCGCTGGAGATGAAGGTGCGCCACGTGCGGGACCCGTACGAAAAGGGGCTTCTGCGCCTCAGGGAGGGGATGATCGACGAGGCCCGCGAGTTCCTGAGGGAGGCGTTCTTCTCGGCACCGGACCGTTTCGCCGAGCACTACCGGAAGGCGCTGCAGCTCCTGAAGGCCGAGGATTGGGAGAACGCGCTGGACGAGATGGACCAGTCCATGGAGCTCAACCCGAAGTTCGCCGACCTGCACAACTACCGCGGCATCTGCCTCTGCCAGCTCGACCGCGTCGAGGAGGGGATCGGGGCGTTTCGAAGATCGGCGGCGCTGAACCCGGACTACGTGGAGGCCCGGCTGAACCTGGCGTTCGCGCAACTCCGGGCCGGACAGTTCAAGGAGGCCGAGTCCCAGCTCGAGGCGGTCCTCGCCCTCGATCCGACCCAGACCGCCGCGGCGCTGAAGGTCGAGGAGCTGCGCACGGGGCGCGCGTCGGAGTCGCGGCGCACGCCTCCGCGCGGAGGGACGAGATGA
- a CDS encoding Stp1/IreP family PP2C-type Ser/Thr phosphatase, whose amino-acid sequence MKPAAHGLTDVGRRRDKNEDAYLVEPSMGLYAVADGMGGHAAGEIASRLAMDALSDSMRRGGWNPDSDDTDEATRRLESAVLEANRRICDSIQFHDEQRGMGTTLVALLTAGGRAVLAHVGDSRAYLLRGGALVRLTSDHSWVNEQVKLGLLSDDDAQRHPMRNIVTRALGSRPDVAMDRGVEDMHTGDVFLLCSDGLNTMLSDDEIRDLMDRHRGQPESACQALVAAANQRGGEDNVTVVVVVVP is encoded by the coding sequence ATGAAGCCCGCCGCGCACGGACTGACCGACGTCGGCCGCCGTCGGGACAAGAACGAAGACGCCTACCTCGTGGAACCGTCGATGGGCCTCTACGCCGTGGCGGACGGGATGGGCGGGCACGCCGCGGGTGAGATCGCGTCGAGGCTCGCGATGGACGCGCTCTCTGACTCGATGCGACGGGGCGGCTGGAACCCGGACTCGGACGACACCGACGAAGCGACGCGGCGCCTGGAGTCGGCGGTGCTCGAGGCGAACCGGAGGATCTGCGACTCGATCCAGTTCCACGACGAGCAGCGGGGAATGGGCACCACCCTGGTCGCGCTGCTCACCGCCGGGGGCAGGGCGGTCCTGGCGCACGTGGGCGACTCGCGCGCCTACCTGCTTCGCGGCGGAGCGCTCGTGCGCCTCACGAGCGACCATTCCTGGGTGAACGAGCAAGTCAAGCTGGGGCTCCTTTCCGACGACGACGCTCAGCGCCATCCGATGAGGAACATCGTCACGCGCGCGCTGGGCAGCCGCCCCGACGTGGCGATGGATCGTGGGGTCGAGGACATGCACACCGGCGACGTGTTCCTGCTCTGCTCGGACGGCCTGAACACCATGTTGAGCGACGACGAGATCCGGGACCTGATGGATCGGCACCGCGGCCAGCCGGAGTCCGCCTGTCAGGCGCTGGTGGCGGCCGCCAATCAGCGCGGGGGCGAGGACAACGTCACGGTCGTCGTGGTCGTGGTGCCCTGA